The following coding sequences lie in one Lelliottia jeotgali genomic window:
- a CDS encoding Molybdenum ABC transporter, periplasmic molybdenum-binding protein ModA: MARTWLRLFAGATLTLSVAGHALADEGKITVFAAASLTNAMQDIAAQYKKEKNVEVVSSFASSSTLARQIEAGAPADLFISADQKWMDYAVEKKSIDTATRETLLGNSLVVVAPKASAQGEFTINKDTNWTSLLKEGRLAVGDPDHVPAGIYAKEALQKLGAWDTLSPKLAPAEDVRGALALVERNEAPLGIVYGSDAVAGKGVKVVGTFPEDSHKKVEYPVAIVDGHKNATVSAFYDYLKGPEASAIFKRYGFTTH; this comes from the coding sequence ATGGCACGTACATGGTTACGCCTTTTCGCAGGGGCAACACTGACACTTTCCGTCGCCGGACATGCACTGGCTGACGAAGGTAAAATCACGGTCTTTGCGGCGGCGTCGCTGACCAACGCCATGCAGGACATTGCGGCGCAGTACAAGAAAGAGAAAAATGTTGAGGTTGTCTCTTCGTTCGCCTCTTCTTCAACGCTGGCTCGCCAGATTGAAGCCGGTGCGCCTGCCGATCTGTTTATTTCTGCCGACCAGAAATGGATGGATTACGCGGTTGAGAAAAAATCTATTGATACGGCAACCCGCGAAACTCTGCTGGGTAACAGCCTGGTCGTGGTTGCGCCAAAAGCCAGCGCACAGGGCGAGTTCACCATTAATAAAGACACCAACTGGACCAGCCTGCTGAAAGAGGGCCGTCTGGCGGTGGGCGATCCGGACCACGTTCCGGCGGGTATCTACGCGAAAGAAGCGCTGCAAAAACTGGGTGCGTGGGATACATTGTCACCAAAACTGGCTCCGGCTGAAGATGTGCGTGGCGCACTGGCGCTGGTCGAGCGCAACGAAGCACCGTTGGGCATTGTCTATGGCTCCGATGCGGTTGCCGGTAAAGGCGTGAAAGTCGTCGGTACGTTCCCGGAAGACTCGCACAAGAAAGTGGAATACCCGGTAGCCATTGTTGATGGACATAAAAATGCGACGGTCAGTGCCTTCTACGATTATCTGAAAGGGCCTGAAGCGTCAGCCATCTTTAAACGTTACGGATTTACGACTCACTAA